The region AGGCCCGCAAGTCGCCTTCGGGCCGCTTGCCGGCAGCGGTGCCCAGCGCACGTTCCAGACAGGCTTGCACCAGATCGTCGGCGTTACTGGAATGACGCGTCAATGAGAGCGCAAACCGTCGCAGGCGCGGCATCAGTTCGCGCAGTTGCGCGTCAAATGAGTTCATCGGGGACCTGCACACAGTGACCCATCAATCGGGGGAGTGCGAGGAGGACGTCCGGGATCAAGAGTTATTCCCACGCAGATGAAAATAAAAGTTTGATAAATAATTCTCCGCTCACGGGAATAAGCCTGATTGGCCTGCGTCTCATAGACCACCCACCTGATGGCCCCGTGGCCTCGGAGTTATGCATGGTAGATCAATTGCCGCCTGTACGGCCCGGTGCACCCCCGTTGAGTAAGTCCAGTGTGCTGCTGCGCCTGGCTGGCATCGGGGGCGTAGTCGCCGCCATCGCCGGGGCGTTTTATTACGTCAACGGCACCCTGGATTCACAGCGCTTGCGCCCTGACAACCTGGTGAATGCGCTGGAGCAGAACAGTGGCGTACACCCGGGTTTTCGGCGTAATCACGCCAAGGGCATCTGTGTCGTAGGTTATTTCGAGAGTAACGGTGAGGCACAAGGTCTGTCACGGGCACAGCTGTTCGAGGCCGGGCGGACGCCGGTGGTGGGGCGCTTTGCCTTGCCCGGCGGTAATCCTTACGCGCCTGACAGCAGCGTGCCGATCCGCAGCCTGGCCTTGCGCTTTACCCAGGGCAATGGCCAGCAATGGCGAACTGGCATGAACAGCATGCCGGTTTTTCCGGTGGCCACGCCTCAAGCGTTCTATCAAATGCTGCAAGCGGGGGCTCCCGACCCGGCGACAGGGAAACCCAAACCCGGTGCCATGGCCGATTTTTTTGCCGCTCATCCGGAAACGGCAGCGTTCCTGCAATGGGTCAAAACCGCGAAACCCTCGGCCAGCTTTGCCACCGAAGGCTACAACGGGATCAACGCGTTCTATCTGGTCAATGCTGCGGGGCAACGTCAGGCGGTGCGCTGGGGCGTTGTCCCCGAGGCAACGGACACTGGCCCGGCCACGGCAGCGAACGATGGGAATTACCTCGCGCAGGATTTGACTCAACGCTTGTCCAGCGGGCCGTTGAAATGGCAACTGAAGCTGACGCTGGCTGAGGCGGGCGACCCGATCGGTGACGCCAGTAAAACCTGGCCCGCGGGGCGCAAAGTGGTCACTGCGGGGACCCTGGTGCTGCAACAGGCCGAGTCGCAGGACAGCGGCGAATGCCGTGACATCAACTACGACCCGCTGATCTTGCCCAGCGGCATCGAGGCCTCGGACGATCCTTTGATCGCTGCCCGTTCGGCGGCTTACGCCAGCTCTTACCAACGGCGTACCGCTGAAGTCGATCAATTGCCCCGGGAGACACGGCCATGAATACACCCACTTCGCATTTCGCACCTTTGGCGCGCCTGCTGCACTGGCTGATGGCCTTGATGATCATGACGATGCTGTTTGTGGGGGCGGGGATGGTTGCTTCCGTATCCGAACGGCATGCCTGGCTGTTGAACCTGCACAAACCCTTGGGCATCGCCATTTTGCTGCTGGTGGTGATCCGGCTCGTTGTGCGTTTCTCGACCCGGCAACCGCCGTTGCCGGCTGACTTGCCTGCTGTACAGGTGCTGGCGGCCAGGATGTCGCACGTGTTGCTGTACGCCTTGATGTTGCTGATGCCAATCGTGG is a window of Pseudomonas taetrolens DNA encoding:
- a CDS encoding catalase family peroxidase, translating into MVDQLPPVRPGAPPLSKSSVLLRLAGIGGVVAAIAGAFYYVNGTLDSQRLRPDNLVNALEQNSGVHPGFRRNHAKGICVVGYFESNGEAQGLSRAQLFEAGRTPVVGRFALPGGNPYAPDSSVPIRSLALRFTQGNGQQWRTGMNSMPVFPVATPQAFYQMLQAGAPDPATGKPKPGAMADFFAAHPETAAFLQWVKTAKPSASFATEGYNGINAFYLVNAAGQRQAVRWGVVPEATDTGPATAANDGNYLAQDLTQRLSSGPLKWQLKLTLAEAGDPIGDASKTWPAGRKVVTAGTLVLQQAESQDSGECRDINYDPLILPSGIEASDDPLIAARSAAYASSYQRRTAEVDQLPRETRP
- a CDS encoding cytochrome b, which translates into the protein MNTPTSHFAPLARLLHWLMALMIMTMLFVGAGMVASVSERHAWLLNLHKPLGIAILLLVVIRLVVRFSTRQPPLPADLPAVQVLAARMSHVLLYALMLLMPIVGWAMISAAGDPVMLGRSLQLPGIMPANPELFAFLRKAHTYLAYLLFFTVLLHIAAALLHGWVRRDGVLESMLRGKD